The Archangium primigenium genomic interval AGTACGTCTGCGTGGCGTCCGGCTTGTCCACCAGCAGCACGCGCCGGCCCTTCGTGGGCGCGGTCGGAGGCGCCACGGGTGCCGGGCTGGATGCGCGGGCCCAGCCCCCGAGCGCCGCCTCCAGCCGGGTCGCGAGCTGCTTCGCGTCGAAGTCGCCCACCACCGAGAGGATGAGCCGGTCCCCACCGAGCTGCGCCTTCGCATAGGCCAGCACGTCCTCGCGCTGGAGCGGGGCGAGCGAGGCCTCGTTGCCGCCCACGGGCCGCGCATAGGGGTGCGCGCCGAAGTGGAAGGCCTGGAAGTACACGGGCATGAGCTGACGGAGGTCTCCGTCCTTCTCCGCCGCGAGCGTGGACACCATGCGCTCGCGCGTCTTGTCCACCTCGGCCTGCTCGAAGCGGGGCCGCTGGAGCAGGTCCGCGAGCAGCTCCACCATCAGGGGGATGTCGCGCGCCATGAACTGGCCGCGGACGACGAGCGCCTCGAGCCCCGGGGACACCTCGAGGGAGCCCCCCACCCCGTCCACGGCGTCGGCGAACTGGTTGGCGTCCCGCGCGCCCGCGCCCCGCTGCAGCAGCTCGGCGGTGAGCGCGGCCAGCCCCTCCTTGCCCGCGGGGTCACCCAGGGAGCCGCCCCGGACCCGCGCGCTGAAGGCCACGAGCGGCACGTCCCGCTTCTCCACCAGCAGCAGCCGGGCGCCGTTCTTCAGCGTCACCGTGCGCGCCGGGGGCAGGACCACCGCGTCACGCGTCGCGTCCCGGGTCACCACCGCCGGGCGCGGAGACTCGGCCGCCGGCGCCGCCGCCGCCGTCAGGCTCCACGCCGCGAGCACCACTCCCGCCTTGAGCCCCTTCATCGCGCCGCCTCCTGCTTCGCATCCCCCGAGGCCTGCTCGGGCACCAGCACCCCCACGGTGCGGTTGTTGCGTCCAAACACCTGGGCGGCCACCTGCCGCACCTGCTCGCGCGTCACCGCCTCGTAGCGCTCCGGCGCCCCGAAGAGCGCCTGCCAGTCGCCGTGGAACACCTC includes:
- a CDS encoding M16 family metallopeptidase; this translates as MKGLKAGVVLAAWSLTAAAAPAAESPRPAVVTRDATRDAVVLPPARTVTLKNGARLLLVEKRDVPLVAFSARVRGGSLGDPAGKEGLAALTAELLQRGAGARDANQFADAVDGVGGSLEVSPGLEALVVRGQFMARDIPLMVELLADLLQRPRFEQAEVDKTRERMVSTLAAEKDGDLRQLMPVYFQAFHFGAHPYARPVGGNEASLAPLQREDVLAYAKAQLGGDRLILSVVGDFDAKQLATRLEAALGGWARASSPAPVAPPTAPTKGRRVLLVDKPDATQTYFTLGNTGISRTDAERVELGVANTVLGGRFTSLLNTALRIKSGLTYGASSRLSTPLRAGAYSVASYTKTESTGQAMDLTVEVLTRFREQGLDAPTLASAQEYVLGQFPPTLETGAQIAAQWSELAFFGLDASDVDDYARRVSQVDPARLKAVIQHRVPAPEDLTVVMVGKAADIREVARTYGPVTEMRIADPFFAPPPKAPKP